The nucleotide window CATTGATGCCTGCTTCATTTGGCCTGACTGCTGAACAGCTCGATTCTGAGGATGCTAATGCAATGCAATGATCTTCTTTCCCTCCAGATTCCAGTATGTATGCACATTTCCTCTTTGAGGCTTTTGACACCAACAAGAATGGATCTGTTAGTTTTGAGGTAAGCGAGTTTTTATATACTcgaatatttaaaaagtaaataagagaaataaaaatgtgGCTATAGGAGAAAGGACAACATTCTTACTATAATATTAAGCCATATTTTAAATCATTAGAGGCTCAAactggtctaagctggtctatGGTGGTCAAGGtagttgaaaagctggtcatcaagGCGAATGCATGCCCTCTAAGGCCGCAGGTGGTCCAGCGGTCACTATGACCAAGATAGCTATCCCggttggttcgaatcccggtcatgctgctggtCATTGGCCGCCGGGGCCCAGAGAGAGCGTAATTGGCTTCATTCTCTCTCCAGGGAGAATAGAGGgtgctctctcctctctcaatGCAGGGGTGTCCATCTTCATCCTCCCATGTGATGGTTTAGCTGCATGACCAACCAGTGTGACCAAGGCcttgatggtcatgctggtcaacaagcctGTTCAAGCCTTGGTCACACTTGTTGGTCATGCAGCTAAACCATCAAGCTCTAACTAGAGCAAATCATGCTGGTCATTGGCAGCCAGGGCCCAGAGAGGGCGtaattggcctcactctctctccaggGAGAGTAGAGGgcactctctcctcctctcaatGCAGGAGTGTCCATCTTCATCCTCCCATGTGATGGGGGTAGCATATGTAGCatattggggagaaaatggttacaaattagaaaaaaagctggttgaccagtctggtcaagctggtcatacttgTGGACCACTGTGgccatgatggtcatgctggtcaacaagcccGTTCAAGCCCTGGTCACCCTGGTTCTCTAACCTCTAGAGCAAATaggctatgctggtcaagagctaaactggtcagcCAGCCTAACCATCATGACCACCTTGTAAGCACTATGTATTGATATGGGTTATGAAGTGAAGTTACCCAATCATACCCATGTGTCTCATGCTGACCTCATGCGAAGCCGACCAGTGGCGGAAGCCTTGCTGGATGCTGTTTCTGCCAATGCCCGCTTGCTTTTTGCAGGACTTCGTCATCGGCCTGTCCATCATCCTCAGAGGGACGATAAACGATCGGCTAAACTGGGCCTTCAACCTCTACGATCTCAATAAAGACGGGTGCATCACCAAAGAAGTGCGTCCACTTTCTCTTTGAAGGACGTTAAATCTCACTTTAGCGCTGCCTGACCCTCTAAAGGTTgaattctgtgtgttttttggctTCCAGGAGATGTTGGACATCATGAAGTCCATCTATGACATGATGGGGAAATACACGTATCCCTGCATGCAAGAGGACGCTCCCAGAGAGCACGTTGAAAACTTCTTTCAGGTGACCCACAACTTTACCTTCGTCCCTAATGCAGTCGTGTGTGCTGTGTCAGGCTCGGTTCTTCAGTTAGCCTGAAGCTGTGAggccagtgtagtgtagtgtagttaaCGATCAGTGGAACTTCACACCCCGCCAATCACATCGTCCCAACGACTAACGGGATCATCAGCTAATGTGTAACAGGAGGTTTGCCCGATGCTTCCTCGTTCCTTCCCTtccttgttagctgcattagccagGCAGCTCCATTACAACAATGAAAGCAGCAAACTGAGGATAACAGACATGTTCAGACTGAttgattacatttacatgtggGTTCAGAGCTCAAAACTGTgtaaattatgtttattattattaaattgtattattttcaactttttatttactttaaataaaatagaatactTACTAGAATTATAGTAATTATATTTACTAGAATTTCTATTTGTAGGTTATTCGACATTATTCATTCTGTCAGGTTATGGCTGACCCAAACTGTAGTTTAAAGGCTTGTTTACCTGTTGTTtaccacccaaaaaaaaaacaacaataataattagaCCTATGTTACATAAAACAAGTATATACTGCAGTTCTAAATGTTTCCAGTAGgtgggggctgtgtgtgtgtgtgtgtgtgtgtgtatatatatatatatatatatatatatagcataatAAGGGTATAGTATAGTGGTGAtggcgcaaatgaactgaaatcagtgTTAATTTCATTAACAAACACTATGAGGGAAACATGTATTTCAGTAAAAACGGGAACTGTGACAAAtgttaaatgataaaaaaaaaaacataaatgatAATGTGAAAGATGACAAACTGACAGAGTATTTATTtaatctgtttatttatctgttcAGGGATCAGTGCATATTAACTTTTCAGTCCAGCCGTCCTGTATCCACTGTATTCTTAAAACTCAACTTCATCAGACTGTGTCCTAAACTCTCTGAAATAACACTTTCTAAATCGTGGTGAAACAGCAAACAAACTACAGTCATTCTATTTAATTGTTAGAGTTcctgatctttccatttcatgGAGCACACCCAATCAAAAAAGCCAGAATtgctgcagcagatgttgaagaCAGTAAGGGACCGTCTGTGAAGTGTCTGTAAGAAAcagtttaaaaacataaaagatTCTCAgggaggcagtggtggctcagcggttagagctccgggctattgatgacagtgtgtattcactgcacggatgggttaaaatGTATATTAGGTTTAGGCACATTTTAGTAATTAAGTTTTAGTCTATTTTTGGGGTCTTATTTATTAACAGCTTAAAAACATCTAGAattccaacacaaatggtgagcATGCTTGTCTTGTCCTGTCTAGGAGGGGCAAAGAATGAATATCTGCTGAATATCCTGCATCACACTAATATTGAAAACGAATATACCTTTTAGCCAAAACTGAACTTtagactaaaactaaaaaattaCCTGCCTAAaagaaaacatgctgaaatcagctatatatatatatatatatatatatatatatatatatagtcatatatTAGTCATTAAACATCCTCAGTGCTCTCAATATTGCTCAGAGCATTTTTATTATCATGTCATAAATCAACAATTTCCACCATAGGTGATTCCTGTGGCATCTCTGCTCTTTTAGAGTGTGCAGGTTGTTGAGCTCTGAGGTCAGGTGATGTAGATGCCTGGCCTAAATTTATGATGCATTAAGGCTGTAATTATGTTTAACATTTTCCACATAAGAACAATAACTGTCCTTTAAATGCTGATGGGATGTACAGGCCAGTTAAATGTTTGTGGTGCTGTCACCATGATCAGAGGGTtgttggttcgaatcccggtcatgctgctagcatTCTGCAGCCgaggccagagagagcacaattggctttgctctctccagggtgggttgatggggctctctctccccacattgcTTTGCTGTGGTGCTTGGGCATCGGCAGGCTGGTGGGTTGGAGCCAGGTGTGCAGCCCCCTCACTGGTGTCAGGTGGCTCACATacggttgggtaattggcagtccaaattggggagaaaatgagtgaaaatcggaggaaataaaaaaataatgaataaaattcaAAGCTTTTAAGACAAGAATTACCAGCgtaacaaacaaacactctGAAGTTCAGATTATTTAGGCCAGCCCTATCACACACAAATGGCAGCTTTGATTAATGAAAGGTATTGGCTGTAAATGATGGGTTTAATTATCATCAGCTCTGTTTCATTGCCTAATATTTGGATATATGTGTCTATAAATGAGCAGTctgatgatttattttttcttttcccaGAAAATGGACCGTAACAATGATGGTGTGGTCACCATTGACGAGTTCATTGAGTCATGCCAAAAGGTACATTTTTATAACCACAGTATTCTACTCCCTTATAAGTGTTCATTATACACTGAGTACCAGACCAGGCCTTGAAAACTGGTGCAAGTAGGACACTTTCTAAGTATTTGAGGAAGTTGGAAGGCTGGCCTCATAATGGCTGGAGAGACTGGAAGTGCTGCTGATTACAGCTGATGAGCAGCCAGCAGTAGCTGGATTTGTGTGAATCTTCCACAGCTCTTAAAATCAGACAGATTAGTTGGAGGGTTTAAAAGTTGGGGTTTTACTGGGAGACTTTTTTAGCAGCGGGTCAGAGGAACACTGTTTCACCTCTCTGAACGTCTCCAGAGTTTGCATTGAGGCAGATTTTGTGCCGTGACTTCTTATTAACCAACTTCTGACCTAAACGTCGTCAGTTTATTAGGCCTAATAATGCCTTATGTCTCGTATCTGCATTCGCTGGCCTTTTTTATTAGGGACCCCTACCATATAGGTGTTAGTGTAGAGTTGCTGACTGCTGATCTGCACGATAATTAGTTGTGCCACAATGGAAGGGGGCAGTTATAGAGTGAAATCTGAGCTACAGACTTAATGAGATAGGTGTGTTAAACCTAGCATACTGTGGTCACCAGTGGTGCTATGGTGGTCTCCTTCCAATTATAAGGTATAGGGCTGGCTAATTTCGGTAGATGTGGTAGATGTACCTGCTACATGGCCACTGAGTGTAGGTACAAGGGGCTGGCAGACCCCTAAAAAGTGAAATCCTGCCTATACCACTGGTGGAAGGGATGTGTACCTAATAAACTGCCACTATTCGGGATATTTCAGTGGTCCTCAACTCTTCTCTCTCTGGAGATCTGCCTAATTCTGCCCAATTCTAATCCCACACCCCATTCAGCCAGTCCGGACCTTCAGAAGGCAGTGATGAGTTGGATGGTAGCTCCAGGCTGGAGACTATTGATCTTAATGGTACAgtgttaaaagtaaaggtgctgcaaatggTTCGAAtgccataaagaaccgtgtttgtgaGGGTAAAGAACctattaaatgtttaaagtaCTGTACTGGTTCTTTATGGTTCCAAGCATTGTTCCTATTGAGCTAATGCCTCTAAGGCCCTAGTCTGTAATAACCTGCCCAGGGGCGCTACAGATGAAAATGAGCTTATTGGCTAACTCTGGCACATTggggttagagctccaggctattgatgatagggttgtgggttcgatacctgggctcggtgAGTGCACAGTGTAAATAAGGTAAGGTCAAGGTAAGGTGTACGTATTTGACGCACTAGTGAACTAGTGaacgcccagggagcagagaggcttgccgagcccgggtatcgaacccacaaccctgtcatcaatagcccggatgACTGCGCCAGCTTTTCTGATCGCTAATTGGTTTTCTTAATGCGTGATGTCACAACTAACCTAACACTACTTACTGTAGCTGTTACGTTAAGCTAGTCAGTCAGTGGGTTCCCTGCTTTACTAAGGTGTGCTGGTAGCAGGGAAAGCCCTCCAGGACCTGGATTGAGAAACTCTGACTCAAAGGAACCCAGGAATTGGAATTGTAGGACTTGTGTAAAATGCAGATGTCGTCTGTTCTCCCTCATTTCTCCTCTGTTTCTTCATGTTTTCCAGGACGAGAACATTATGCAGTCCATGCAGCTGTTCGACAACGTCATTTAGGGCCGTGCTCTGGTGGAGAAGAGGGGACGGGGGCTGCGAGAAGCGACCCAGACCTCGAAGCAGTCAGCCAGCTGCTGACCAGCCTCCTGCCCTCctgcctctcttcctctccacgCAGCCAGAGGGCCGCCGTCATTccgtttctttctttctcccagAGACACAGTGGAAGATGCATCAGGGCCGGCTTCTAGACCCACTCCAGTAAGCTCACATT belongs to Salminus brasiliensis chromosome 24, fSalBra1.hap2, whole genome shotgun sequence and includes:
- the LOC140546710 gene encoding A-type potassium channel modulatory protein KCNIP2-like isoform X2, which codes for MKAKNREQSLSDSRDLDGSYDQLTDSIEDDFELSTVCHRPEGLEKLQEQTKFTKKELQVLYRGFKNECPSGVVNEDTFKVIYSQFFPQGDSSMYAHFLFEAFDTNKNGSVSFEDFVIGLSIILRGTINDRLNWAFNLYDLNKDGCITKEEMLDIMKSIYDMMGKYTYPCMQEDAPREHVENFFQKMDRNNDGVVTIDEFIESCQKDENIMQSMQLFDNVI
- the LOC140546710 gene encoding A-type potassium channel modulatory protein KCNIP2-like isoform X1 — its product is MSHCRKRCKRQLTKVARYFYRFLTGTLTQDSIEDDFELSTVCHRPEGLEKLQEQTKFTKKELQVLYRGFKNECPSGVVNEDTFKVIYSQFFPQGDSSMYAHFLFEAFDTNKNGSVSFEDFVIGLSIILRGTINDRLNWAFNLYDLNKDGCITKEEMLDIMKSIYDMMGKYTYPCMQEDAPREHVENFFQKMDRNNDGVVTIDEFIESCQKDENIMQSMQLFDNVI